One part of the Solanum dulcamara chromosome 8, daSolDulc1.2, whole genome shotgun sequence genome encodes these proteins:
- the LOC129901229 gene encoding universal stress protein PHOS34-like, with the protein MYTTRLGNHFCYAKRRRVISSLYSSKNSAFCVIGMEGKPVMVVGLDDSEHSFYALEWTLEHFFGPSPTFKLLIVHAKPTATSAVGLAGPGAADVLPYVEADLRKISSRVAEKAKKICSAKSVNDVVVEVVEGDARSVLCDAVEKHHASMLVVGSHGYGVLKRTVLGSVSDYCAHHAHCSVMIVKRPKVKA; encoded by the exons ATGTACACAACACGTTTGGGTAATCATTTCTGTTACGCAAAGAGGAGAAGAGTCATATCATCATTATATTCAAGTAAAAACTCTGCTTTCTGTGTAATCGGAATGGAGGGAAAACCGGTGATGGTGGTGGGGCTGGATGACAGCGAACATAGTTTTTATGCGTTAGAGTGGACTTTGGAACACTTCTTTGGACCTTCACCTACTTTCAAGCTCCTCATCGTTCACGCCAAACCTACTGCTACTTCCGCTGTCGGCCTCGCTGGTCCTG GGGCTGCTGATGTTTTGCCCTATGTGGAGGCTGATTTGAGGAAGATCTCTTCAAGGGTTGCCGAAAAAGCTAAGAAGATTTGTTCTGCTAAATCG GTAAACGATGTTGTAGTTGAGGTTGTGGAAGGTGATGCTAGGAGTGTCTTGTGTGATGCTGTAGAGAAGCATCATGCCTCTATGTTAGTTGTTGGTAGTCATGGTTATGGAGTTCTAAAGAG GACTGTTTTGGGCAGTGTAAGTGACTACTGTGCTCACCATGCCCACTGCAGTGTGATGATTGTGAAGCGCCCAAAGGTCAAGGCTTGA
- the LOC129900989 gene encoding outer envelope pore protein 16-4, chloroplastic isoform X1 codes for MVKRPVNSQAFLFERLKKGPAHWCWCFMNVTSKEMEVDIADNVPCSSIAVDSVIRMGTAGLIWGSCSGPYDANKLGLAGIHSASFIAKSVGRFGFQWGMFAAIFSSTRCGLQRYRRRNDWVNVLTAGVVAGAAFGAGTRNWKQVAGATGLVCLLCHVAEDSR; via the exons ATGGTAAAAAGGCCTGTGAACTCGCAGGCCTTCCTTTTTGAAAGGCTAAAGAAAGGCCCAGCACATTGGTGTTGGTGTTTCATGAACGTCACCTCAAAGGAGATGGAGGTGGATATCGCCGACAACGTCCCCTGTTCTTCCATCGCCGTCGATTCCGTTATTCGCATGGGCACC GCTGGCTTAATCTGGGGCTCCTGTTCTGGTCCTTACGATGCCAACAAATTAG GTCTTGCTGGCATTCATAGCGCTTCTTTTATT GCTAAGTCAGTTGGTCGGTTTGGCTTTCAGTGGG GAATGTTTGCTGCTATATTTTCTTCCACTCGGTGTGGGCTTCAGAGATATAGAAGGCGAAATGATTGG GTTAATGTTTTGACTGCTGGTGTTGTAGCCGGGGCTGCTTTTGGTGCAGGTACCCGGAACTGGAAGCAGGTTGCCGGAGCAACAGGTCTTGTGTGTCTCTTGTGTCATGTTGCTGAGGACTCCCGATAA
- the LOC129900989 gene encoding outer envelope pore protein 16-4, chloroplastic isoform X2 gives MVKRPVNSQAFLFERLKKGPAHWCWCFMNVTSKEMEVDIADNVPCSSIAVDSVIRMGTAGLIWGSCSGPYDANKLGMFAAIFSSTRCGLQRYRRRNDWVNVLTAGVVAGAAFGAGTRNWKQVAGATGLVCLLCHVAEDSR, from the exons ATGGTAAAAAGGCCTGTGAACTCGCAGGCCTTCCTTTTTGAAAGGCTAAAGAAAGGCCCAGCACATTGGTGTTGGTGTTTCATGAACGTCACCTCAAAGGAGATGGAGGTGGATATCGCCGACAACGTCCCCTGTTCTTCCATCGCCGTCGATTCCGTTATTCGCATGGGCACC GCTGGCTTAATCTGGGGCTCCTGTTCTGGTCCTTACGATGCCAACAAATTAG GAATGTTTGCTGCTATATTTTCTTCCACTCGGTGTGGGCTTCAGAGATATAGAAGGCGAAATGATTGG GTTAATGTTTTGACTGCTGGTGTTGTAGCCGGGGCTGCTTTTGGTGCAGGTACCCGGAACTGGAAGCAGGTTGCCGGAGCAACAGGTCTTGTGTGTCTCTTGTGTCATGTTGCTGAGGACTCCCGATAA